One window of the Vigna radiata var. radiata cultivar VC1973A chromosome 1, Vradiata_ver6, whole genome shotgun sequence genome contains the following:
- the LOC106760165 gene encoding probable LRR receptor-like serine/threonine-protein kinase At1g34110: protein MNSLENLYVSNSKLQGKVPSFFGSMCRLQRLDLSNNRLHGKFPNFVQNSSWCSRHILRIGPNFPSWIQTQNSLIQLDISDNGLNDFVPEWFWNKLQVLCTLNMSHNNLMGTIPNIQLKLRLRPSINLNSNKFEGKVPLYFLQASELLLSTNKFSDFVCVNVTNTSLATLDLLNNQIKGQLPDCWKSVNGLLFLDLSSNQLSGKIPISMGTLVQLEALVLRNNNLTGELPSSLKNCNNLIMLDVSENMLSSSIPSWVGENIQQLIILIMRGNQFSGDIPLHLCYLKRIQLLDLSRNKMSQGIPTCLNNFTALSQKGIDKGETESRVHCFTRLELILQTIDLSSNNLTGEMPKEITHMLGLCSLNLSRNNLNGEIPSEIGNLSLLDSLDLSRNHFSRKISSTLSNIDRLAMLDLSKNHLSGRIPLGRQLQTFDSSSFEGNLDLCGKPLEKSCPGDETTIKSEGPEGRDEDDNSIFYGAFYMILGLGFFIGFLGLLGPLLLWQSWRVAYLMLLNRLIDYILDGNISKTP, encoded by the exons ATGAACTCTCTTGAAAATCTTTACGTCTCCAATAGCAAACTACAAGGCAAGGTTCCTTCTTTCTTTGGTAGCATGTGCAGATTACAGAGATTAGACCTCTCAAATAACAGGTTGCATGGAAAATTTCCAAACTTTGTTCAAAATTCTTCATGGTGCAGCAGACACATACTTCGG ATAGGTCCGAATTTTCCTAGTTGGATTCAAACTCAAAATTCCTTAATCCAATTAGATATATCTGATAATGGGCTGAATGATTTCGTACCAGAATGGTTTTGGAACAAGTTGCAAGTTCTGTGCACTTTGAATATGTCTCACAATAATCTCATGGGTACAATCCCTAATATACAATTGAAGCTTCGTTTGAGACcatctataaatttaaattcaaataaatttgaagGAAAAGTTCCATTATATTTCCTACAAGCTTCTGAGTTGTTACTCTCCACAAATAAATTCTCAGATTTCGTATGTGTAAATGTCACAAATACAAGCTTGGCCACtttagatttattaaataatcaaataaaggGGCAACTTCCCGATTGCTGGAAATCCGTAAATGGATTACTCTTTCTTGATTTAAGTAGCAATCAATTGTCAGGGAAGATTCCCATCTCCATGGGTACCCTTGTCCAATTGGAAGCTTTGGTTTTACGAAACAATAATTTAACGGGCGAATTGCCTTCCTCTTTGAAGAATTGcaacaatttaattatgttgGATGTGAGTGAGAATATGTTGTCCAGTTCAATACCATCATGGGTTGGAGAAAACATACAGCAATTGATAATCTTGATCATGCGAGGGAATCAGTTCTCAGGAGATATTCCCCTTCATTTGTGTTATTTGAAGCGTATTCAATTGTTGGATCTTTCCAGAAATAAGATGTCTCAGGGAATTCCAACTTGCTTAAACAATTTTACAGCATTATCTCAAAAGGGCATCGACAAAGGTGAAACTGAAAGTCGTGTGCATTG CTTCACACGTCTCGAATTGATTCTCCAGACCATTGATCTCTCATCTAACAACTTAACAGGTGAAATGCCAAAAGAGATTACACACATGCTTGGGTTATGTTCTTTGAACTTATCAAGAAACAATTTGAATGGTGAAATTCCTTCGGAGATTGGGAACTTAAGTTTACTAGACTCGCTTGACCTATCACGAAACCATTTCTCTAGAAAAATTTCTTCTACTCTTTCTAATATAGATCGTCTTGCCATGTTAGACTTATCAAAAAACCATCTCAGTGGAAGAATTCCATTAGGAAGACAATTGCAAACCTTTGattcctcaagttttgaagGAAATCTTGATCTTTGTGGGAAACCACTTGAAAAAAGTTGTCCTGGAGATGAGACAACGATAAAGTCTGAAGGGCCAGAAGGGCGTGATGAAGAtgataattcaattttctatGGAGCATTTTACATGATTTTGGGGCTAGGGTTCTTCATAGGCTTCTTGGGCTTATTGGGTCCATTACTACTTTGGCAATCATGGAGAGTTGCTTACTTGATGTTATTGAATAGACTGATAGACTATATACTTGATGGGAACATCTCCAAGACTCCCTGA